The following are encoded together in the Brassica napus cultivar Da-Ae chromosome A9, Da-Ae, whole genome shotgun sequence genome:
- the LOC106367260 gene encoding probable receptor-like protein kinase At1g30570 produces MLKQRKKFMELVLCLLIIFTFVVGYGEAQSKSFLVDCGSNTSTKADGRIWVGDLSPNNSLSLSSSGLDATSSTPLKSSAFAEIYKSARVFTTTLNYSFYEIPQGSYFVRLHFSPFPMETHNVNESSFSVYANGLRLMLDINIQGEIAHKNLILLSSGHNATASSLVKEFLLPIGPEKLVLSFIPEKESFGFVNAIEVVSVDDKLFKDSVTKVGGSEVELGLGGGRGVETMYRLNVGGPRLGPSQDLKLYRTWETDSSYMVIENAGEHVDNSSSITYALANESPVAPLLVYETARTMSSDTEVLEKRFNISWKFEVDPNFDYLVRLHFCELVVDKQNQRIFRIYINNQTAAGNFDIYAHAGGKNKAIYQDYFDPVSSKNDVLWIQLGPDTSAGASGTDALLSGLEIFKLSKNGNLAHLMRFDSSGHSVDNSRMRIIWISVGAGVATIILLAFLVTMVVCLCKMRRNKSDDDSKNNPPGWRPLFLHVNNSTTNAKAAGGSLRLNTLAASTLGRKFTLAEIRAATKNFDDGLAIGVGGFGKVYRGELEDGTVIAIKRATPHSQQGLAEFETEIVMLSRLRHRHLVSLIGFCDEHNEMILVYEYMANGTLRSHLFGSNLPPLSWKQRLEACIGSARGLHYLHTGSERGIIHRDVKTTNILLDENFVAKMSDFGLSKAGPSMDHTHVSTAVKGSFGYLDPEYFRRQQLTEKSDVYSFGVVLFEAVCARAVINPTLPKDQINLAEWALSWQKQRSLESIIDPNLRGNYSPESLEKYGEIAEKCLADEGKNRPMMGEVLWHLEYVLQLHEAWLRKQNGENSFSSSQALEEAPESSLQACSNQDSSEAEKSQTGSTLHNMV; encoded by the coding sequence ATGTTGAAGCAGAGGAAGAAGTTTATGGAACTTGTGCTATGTCTGTTGATAATCTTCACTTTTGTTGTTGGCTATGGAGAAGCTCAGTCCAAGAGTTTCCTTGTTGATTGCGGCTCAAACACCTCAACCAAAGCAGATGGAAGAATCTGGGTTGGAGACTTGTCTCCCAACAACAGTTTGTCACTTAGCTCATCAGGGCTCGATGCCACTTCATCCACACCCTTAAAGAGTTCCGCCTTTGCTGAGATTTACAAGTCTGCTCGCGTCTTCACGACTACGCTAAACTACTCATTCTACGAGATACCTCAAGGAAGCTACTTTGTGAGGCTCCACTTCAGCCCTTTCCCCATGGAAACCCACAACGTGAACGAGTCTTCCTTCAGCGTGTACGCGAATGGTCTGAGACTGATGCTTGACATCAACATCCAGGGAGAAATCGCCCATAAAAACCTCATCTTGCTAAGCTCTGGCCACAACGCCACCGCCTCTTCTCTGGTTAAGGAGTTTCTCTTACCCATTGGACCGGAGAAGCTCGTTTTGAGTTTCATACCAGAGAAAGAATCTTTCGGGTTTGTCAATGCTATTGAGGTTGTTTCAGTTGATGACAAGCTTTTCAAAGATTCGGTTACTAAAGTTGGTGGAAGCGAGGTGGAGCTTGGTTTGGGAGGTGGACGTGGGGTGGAGACTATGTATAGGCTAAACGTTGGTGGTCCCAGGCTAGGTCCAAGCCAGGATCTAAAGCTGTATAGAACGTGGGAAACAGATTCAAGCTACATGGTGATTGAAAACGCTGGTGAACATGTCGACAACAGCTCGAGTATCACATATGCTTTGGCTAATGAGTCACCTGTGGCTCCTCTTCTTGTTTATGAAACTGCTAGGACCATGTCATCAGACACTGAAGTCTTGGAGAAAAGGTTCAACATCTCTTGGAAGTTTGAAGTGGATCCTAACTTCGATTACTTGGTCAGGCTCCATTTCTGCGAGCTGGTTGTTGATAAGCAGAACCAGAGGATATTCAGAATATACATCAACAACCAGACGGCTGCTGGTAACTTCGATATATATGCTCACGCTGGTGGGAAGAACAAAGCTATTTATCAAGACTACTTCGATCCCGTCTCCTCTAAGAACGACGTTCTTTGGATTCAGCTTGGACCTGACACATCAGCTGGTGCTTCGGGAACTGATGCTCTTCTCAGTGGTCTTGAGATTTTCAAGCTAAGCAAGAATGGGAATCTTGCTCATCTCATGAGGTTTGACTCCTCTGGTCACTCGGTGGATAACTCGAGGATGAGGATTATTTGGATCAGTGTTGGTGCAGGTGTAGCAACTATCATTCTTTTAGCGTTCTTGGTAACTATGGTTGTGTGTTTGTGCAAGATGAGGCGGAACAAATCAGATGATGACTCCAAGAACAATCCTCCTGGCTGGCGTCCGTTGTTTTTGCATGTGAACAACAGTACTACAAACGCTAAAGCAGCGGGTGGCTCGCTGCGACTGAACACTCTTGCAGCGTCTACATTGGGGAGGAAGTTTACATTAGCCGAGATTCGTGCAGCTACCAAGAACTTTGATGACGGTTTAGCTATTGGTGTTGGAGGGTTTGGTAAAGTGTACAGAGGAGAGCTTGAAGATGGAACTGTCATAGCTATCAAACGAGCAACCCCGCATTCTCAGCAAGGGCTTGCTGAATTCGAAACCGAGATTGTGATGCTCTCAAGGCTTAGGCATAGGCATTTGGTGTCTTTGATCGGGTTCTGCGATGAGCACAACGAGATGATATTGGTGTATGAGTACATGGCTAATGGGACTCTGAGGAGCCATCTGTTTGGAAGCAACCTTCCTCCTTTGTCGTGGAAGCAACGGCTTGAGGCTTGTATAGGCTCTGCAAGGGGGTTGCATTACCTTCACACGGGGTCTGAGAGAGGAATCATCCACAGAGATGTCAAGACGACAAACATATTACTAGACGAGAACTTTGTGGCAAAGATGTCTGACTTTGGGTTGTCTAAAGCTGGACCTTCAATGGACCATACTCATGTCAGTACAGCTGTGAAAGGAAGTTTCGGGTATCTTGATCCTGAGTACTTCAGGAGGCAGCAGCTAACAGAGAAGTCAGATGTTTACTCTTTTGGGGTCGTGTTGTTTGAAGCTGTTTGTGCTCGAGCTGTTATAAACCCGACTTTGCCTAAAGACCAGATCAACCTTGCGGAATGGGCTTTAAGCTGGCAAAAGCAAAGATCTCTCGAGTCAATCATCGACCCGAATCTGAGGGGAAACTACAGTCCTGAGTCGTTGGAGAAGTATGGTGAGATAGCGGAGAAGTGTTTAGCAGATGAAGGGAAGAACAGGCCAATGATGGGAGAAGTTTTATGGCACTTGGAGTATGTTTTGCAGCTTCATGAAGCTTGGCTTCGCAAACAGAATGGAGAAAACTCGTTTTCGAGCAGCCAAGCGTTAGAAGAAGCGCCAGAGAGTTCTCTTCAAGCTTGCTCCAATCAAGATTCCTCAGAAGCGGAGAAGAGCCAAACAGGATCAACTCTTCACAACATGGTGTAG